The genomic DNA ttcagatcaccgctatgattgcacatctctttaaaaaacacaagggggagctgcaacacctgtataaacgagacagtatcagattacttttaaatatgttttatgtgtattcatatttactgccaggcaaaccttgcaaaagatttaaataatcacaacaatgtgtgaaaaatatttcataaacaaagaaaaaaatttatgagaattaaatgtcaaagcaataaaacagacaatttatcgtcataatcgtcacaatttcttagacaattaaccgccagccaaatttcataacagcCCTAGCTTGGGGTGGTTAGTTACCTCTTTCCGTAGCCTGTTTATTTCACACAGCGTAGCATGTAACTACCGCAGTCCACGCTGGTCaataatgttacattttttcacattttccatTGAAAAGATGCAAAGACGTTGCTCTCTGATGTGTATTTGGGTCACATTACCTTTGTATAAGCTCTTGGTGCGTGTCCCGGAAATTGGTGGTCGTAGATGGAGACGGTTAAGCTTCACGGGTTGGTTTTTATGTGGTTTATTCAAGTTGCAGGTCCTCTTTTGAAAGTTTCCATTGATTTTCACATTTTATCTAAATGATGTTTTGGGGTTAATGTTTGTAACGTAATGTTATGATTAAGTCAAATCAAATtgatttatatagtgctttatTACAATGATgcacaatatacagtatatagggCATAATATATGGTGTTATTGCACATTTTATTGTCCTCATAAATAGATTACAATCTAGTTCAACAGTAGGCCTATATACTTTTCCTTCAACTATCAGACATAAAGTCAATTTATAACTCCCTGTTCTTACATGATTACAGCATTTATTCTgttgccattttgaaatttacAGGAAATGATATAGCACTTTATCATTAAAAGCATTGAATATTTCTAAACAGTCGTTCTTACTCATTGCAAATACTACATActttcaagctttataatggtagtaaatggtgcttttgATTCGAAGCTCAAAAAagtccatccatccttcacaaaagtaatccacactGCTCCAGGCTGTTGTTAATAATTGATAAAAACAGGCATAATATTAAACTAGACATGCCTTTCCATCTTACATGATTACAACATTTATTCTGTTGTGCATTTTGAAATTTACAGGAAATGATATAGCACTTTATCATGAAAAGCATTTAATATTTCTGAACGGTCATTCTTCGCTCATTGCAAATATAACAAACTTCCAAGCTTTGTGGTGGTGgtgaatggtgcttctgattcgAAGCCCAGACAGGTACGTCCAttcttcacaaaagtaatccacactGCTCCAGGGGACTAATAAAGGCCTTCTAAGGGCAATCAATCCAATTttgtaagaattttttttggattacttctgtgaagggtGGATGGACCTTTTTGGGCTTCGGATCAGGGGCGCCATTTACTACCATTGTAAAGCTTGGAACGGCCtggacattttctaatataactccgattgtgtttgtctgaaaaaagaTAACTATATACATccaggatggcttgagggtgagtaaagtTTGaggtaatttttatttttgcctaaactatccctttaataactGATTCAGTAGTGCCCCCAAGTGGTCATGAGTCATATCTGCATCTCTTTCATGTACTTATGTGTCTCTTCAACACTGTTCTCTCTTTCTGATCCTACAGTTCTAGATCAAGGTCCCGTTCACCAAGTAGAGAGAGGAACTATCCCTCCAGAGATTTTCAGGGCAATCGTGGGTACAACCGTGGTTTTCGTGGCTACCGGAGACCCTTCCAGTACCACCGGGGCAGAGGGCGTGGCTTCTACCCACGAGGTAACTACCACAGAGGTGGTGGCGCCCCCTACGGTTACCGCTCCAACAACTGGCACGGCCACAGAGACCAACAGCAGCCGTACGACCACTCTCACAGTCCCAGAAGGGGACGATCTCGTTCTCGCTCTATCCCACGAAAACGTTCAGCAAGCCGAAGTCACTCTCGTCATTCCGACAGATCGTCCTCTGGACGTTCTAGACGATCCAGCTCTTCCTCTCGCTCCTCGTCCCCACGACGACGCAGCTCTAGCTCCAAAAGACCCCAGTCCAAAGATGGCAAGGGTAGGGGTTCACCTGGCGAGGAAAAGACGGCTGCCAAGGAATCGTCCAAGCCTAGAGGGAGCCCTCCAGAGGAAGGTTCTAGTAAATGGGAAGGCCTAGGTGATTACGGTGCCAGCCCCAAGCGCTCAGGCAATGCAGCATCTACAGGTGGTCCTACAGAGATCAAAGTGTCCCTGTCTGGAGGCTCTGGCAATGGCGGTCCACTTTGGCGAAGCGTCGGCCCTGCCACTAAAAGCCCACCACCAAAGACGTCAGCCTCATCCGGCTTTGGCTTCTTTTCAAAGGAAGATAATAAGGGAGGGGACAAATCGGCATCCATCTCGACCGCTTTCAAAAAGTATGTTGATTTTTCTTTCATTTAGGCTTTCGGATGTTTTCCCTCTCTTTCCTTTGTCCTCCTGGCAGACAGTTTTTAACAAATTCTCTTAAATGTGTTTAGCGTTTGTACAGCAGCACAGATCCTTGGAAGAATAGAGCTTATAATGGAAACCAGCTAATTTCAAACTCAAATATCATTCCAAATCTTGCTGGAAGTTTTCCTGTGCTATGAGGTTGTTTGCAATCCCATAATTTAGGAGATAAAGTTTTAATGAAGTAAGTATGGAAGAAAAAAACCCATCCTGATGAGTGGTGTCTGCATTGCTGCAAAATTGAATCTTAAGTTTGCGCATGTATTTCATTGTCATTTGGTGTTTTGTTTTGCAAATAACCTTTCTTGTCTTACTGTGACTATTCAAAGGATAGTGTGTTTATGACATACTCTGTATACAGTTTGCTCCTAGACAtgcaatttttatttatgtCTGATCGCTCATCCCAGGTTTTTGGCAGAAAAGAAAAAGCCCTTGCCAGACAGGGATAATGGCAGAGGTGAGGCTTTAAGCTCAGGCGACGCCGACAACGAGAAGATGGTCGGTAAGTCGAGAAGCTTTTTCAACGCGTCGGACACCGATAAGGGTCTTCCGTTTCTGGACGCAGAGGAAGAGGAGTACCGCCAGGAAATGAAAGAcaggaagaacgaggaagaatcCAAATACAAGGACAAACTCCCACTCTCCGTGCGAAACTTAGCCGAAGAGCGTTTCGGGAAATGGGACGAAGACGTCGAGGAGGATCTGGATGAGGAACTTTATCGCAGTCGAAAGCAAGCAAGAAAGGAAGAAAAGGCTGCcaagaagaaagaaaagaagaaaagcaAGATAAGTCCATCTGCTTTATCGCCCTCCAGAGTACTGGAGAATAAAAGCAGGCCACTTTTTCCGTCCGGAAGAGAGGTCTCGCCCTTAACTAAATCCTCGGGAAAGAAAGACCCACAGTTTAACTTCAGCATAAAAGCATTCGCGGATGAAGGAGAAaggtatgttttgttttgttgatttcatatttatttgctTTGGTACCTTGTACAAGTatgtgactctctctctcttccttgTGTTCAGCTCATCAGGTGCATTAGCTAAAGAGAGACGTTTATCACGGGAACTTTCGTCCCAGGGTAAAAAAGATCACGAGGAGTTTCGTTCAATCTTTCAACATGTTCAGTCTGCTCAGCTTCGCAGGAGCCCTTCAGAGCTCTTTGCTCACCATATAGTCACCATAGTACATCATATTAAAGGTAAATTCAGTCTAAACTGGTCTGTCGCTTTTGTGAggtgatttaaagggatagttcacccaggAATGAAGGTGGTGTCATTGATGACTCGCCCTCATGTCGTtacaaactcgtaagacctccgttcatcttccaAACACAggttaagatgttttagatttagtctgagagcttgttgacccttcattgaaaatctacgtccggaatactgtccatgtccagaaaggtagtgatgggagaaacaaagcttttcgaagcttcgaatcaattgaaccaattacttaacatttttggaccaaaatgtattttttaggcttcaacacattctaactgagccattgatgtcacattgactactttgatgatgtttttattacctttctggacatggaaactgtacatagattttcaatgaagggtcaacaacaagctctcggactaaatataaaacatcttaaactgtgttcagaagatgaacggaggtctgacaccgcaaaaaaatgattttcaagaaaaaaattcttaatatttttgtcttgttttcagtaaaaatatccaaaaaatcCTAGaccaagatgctttttcttgatgagcaagaaaataagtctagttttaagaccaaaaatatcaaaattaagtgattttgtgcataaaacaagcaaaaaaatggaataagaaaatttttcttgaatcaagtgtttatgaaaaagtaaacttatttcaataaatttttcttattccattggcagatttttttgcttgttttaagcactaatttactttttatttatttatttatctatattttttgtctaaaaacgaGACTTATTTTCATAGgtaattttgcttatcaagaaaatacatcttaatgtaagaatttttagatatttttacagaaaacaagacaaaaatactaagtaagaaattaattttttgcCGTGTTTTATTTACGCGGCAACagtttttcaagaaaaaaattcttagtatttttgtcttgttttcagtaaaaaatatctaaaatttcttacattcagatgctttttcttgatgagcaaaacgacccaagaaaataagtgtagtttttagaccaaaattatcaaattaaatttaagtgattttgtgcataaaacaagcaaaaaaaatctggcaatggggtatgcaaatttttcttgaatttagtgttttatgcacaaatcacttaaatttgatatttttctaaaaactagacttattttcttgagttgttttgctcatcaagaaaaaacttcttgatttaagaattttttgatatttttgctgaaaacaagacaaaaatacaaattttttttcttgaacgacatgagggtgagtcattaatgacattattttcatttttgagtgaacttaACTCTTCACGTTTAATTCTATGCATGGTTTTATCTGATGATAAATCACTGTTTACTTTTCAATATGAATGTAGCGCAACATTTCCAGTCCGCTGGATTGACTATGAATGAGCGATTTGGAATTTACCAAAGAAAAGCTGCAGAGATGGAAACCATGAAGGCGAAAAAGAGTCCCGAGATCCACAGGTAGGTGTAAAATACCTAAAATAAGTGTAAAACAATCCTGATTATCGTCTTAATCTTATTATATTTAATCCTATTATCTTTCTGTATGTTTTTCCACAGACGAATCGATGTGTCTCCCAGTGCTTTTAAGAAGCACTCTCAGCTGTTTGAGGATTTTGAAGAGAGCGGCTACAAGGTGACACAGAGAGTTTTCAAATCTGAAATTCCTGCCCAAATGTGTACCAGCTGAAACAGCAGAAATGTGCTATGAAGTGTATAATGCTAATACACGAGAGCCCCCGATCTCAGTCTTGTATTACCGAGCGTTACGCTCTCACCTTTCAGCCTTTGTCGTATGATTAATCATGGGCGCGTACTTGCCCAAGCAAAATGGCTTAACAAATGGAAGTGACTATTGAGCCTGTGTCCACTGGACCGCTAATCGATATCATAGTAAGTATATCTCCTCAAGAATGTGTTGTATGAAAACAGTAGGGCTCAGTACTTATCAGTATGGGGAAGCATGGAGCATGTTGCTTTCCAATGAGATCTGTGCAGTTTTCTGTCAAGTCAACGTATCCTATATCTTTACATTAATACATC from Misgurnus anguillicaudatus chromosome 20, ASM2758022v2, whole genome shotgun sequence includes the following:
- the thrap3b gene encoding thyroid hormone receptor-associated protein 3b; this encodes MSKPPNSGSHSQSKSRSRSRSYTRSHSRSRSRSRSRKRRYSSRSRSRSPSRERNYPSRDFQGNRGYNRGFRGYRRPFQYHRGRGRGFYPRGNYHRGGGAPYGYRSNNWHGHRDQQQPYDHSHSPRRGRSRSRSIPRKRSASRSHSRHSDRSSSGRSRRSSSSSRSSSPRRRSSSSKRPQSKDGKGRGSPGEEKTAAKESSKPRGSPPEEGSSKWEGLGDYGASPKRSGNAASTGGPTEIKVSLSGGSGNGGPLWRSVGPATKSPPPKTSASSGFGFFSKEDNKGGDKSASISTAFKKFLAEKKKPLPDRDNGRGEALSSGDADNEKMVGKSRSFFNASDTDKGLPFLDAEEEEYRQEMKDRKNEEESKYKDKLPLSVRNLAEERFGKWDEDVEEDLDEELYRSRKQARKEEKAAKKKEKKKSKISPSALSPSRVLENKSRPLFPSGREVSPLTKSSGKKDPQFNFSIKAFADEGESSSGALAKERRLSRELSSQGKKDHEEFRSIFQHVQSAQLRRSPSELFAHHIVTIVHHIKAQHFQSAGLTMNERFGIYQRKAAEMETMKAKKSPEIHRRIDVSPSAFKKHSQLFEDFEESGYKDHGKKHDADSLDLRLAIERRKKDPKRDGGKSSAGSRTPSHDLSPERSSKHKKSKKSKKKRERSPSSSSSSSSSPSPSPRQYRVRDYHMDDQMEGGGGFNKARLGPREFPGHMERGPRDYEGHMDRGYERGRGGYDRGGYDRGRGGYDRGFPRIRARGWNRGNYPGNNIGNNPLNMPGPSRPPEEEWDPEYTPKSRKYFQHDDRDKEAEMKWLDTRGRGRASFPRTRGTFMVRKGGSGGGSPKWTHDMFPGTTEEGEIADSSADHSLKDDDKSGDSPTSKP